The nucleotide window GTCCGCGAGCACGTGCTCGACGAGTTGGACTTCGTCGCGAAACCGACGCAGGAAGATCTCCCCGATCATGTCTGCCCCCCCCGCAGGGCACGGCCCAGGATCTTGTGGAAAGTGTACTATGGTCCTGCCATGCCTTTTACCGTGAAGGACTTCCAGGACCTGCTGCGGCTGCTCCAGCAGCACCCCGAGTGGCGGGACCAGCTGCGCCAGGTGCTGCTCATCGACGGGCTCCCGGGCGCCATCCAGGAGCTCGCGCAGGAAGTGCGTCGGCTTGCGGAGATCCAG belongs to Armatimonadota bacterium and includes:
- a CDS encoding glycosyltransferase family 20 protein produces the protein MWKVYYGPAMPFTVKDFQDLLRLLQQHPEWRDQLRQVLLIDGLPGAIQELAQEVRRLAEIQARTERRVGRLEERADRLEQALARLAEAQAQTEQELRAL